From Allofrancisella guangzhouensis, a single genomic window includes:
- a CDS encoding HAD-IA family hydrolase, giving the protein MKTYIFDLDNTLYSYKNGLFDSQLERMREYIKLKLKISDNQKAEVIRDELYYECGSTMLGLMRYHNIDYKEYLSFIDDIDIGHFKPNLKLNSHLKALKNTSNVYVFTNASNFHAYRVMRQFELDDLFHGVLTLEDTGLVAKPKEKYFEVGKNKFDIDFNKAIFFEDSSHNLVTAKYLGMETVLIHADDKKSAINFHENQEIDYYVKDVESFLEGNYIATRN; this is encoded by the coding sequence ATGAAGACATATATATTTGATTTAGATAATACTCTTTACTCTTATAAAAATGGCTTATTTGATAGCCAACTTGAAAGAATGCGTGAATATATAAAACTTAAGTTAAAGATTTCAGATAATCAAAAAGCTGAGGTCATTAGAGATGAATTGTATTATGAGTGTGGTTCAACTATGTTGGGACTCATGAGATACCATAATATCGATTACAAAGAATATTTATCTTTTATCGATGATATTGATATTGGTCATTTCAAACCTAACCTAAAGCTTAATAGTCATTTAAAGGCACTTAAAAATACTAGTAATGTTTATGTTTTTACTAATGCTTCTAATTTTCATGCATATAGAGTTATGAGGCAATTTGAACTAGATGACCTCTTTCATGGAGTTTTGACTTTAGAGGATACAGGACTAGTAGCTAAACCTAAAGAAAAATACTTTGAAGTAGGTAAAAATAAATTTGATATTGATTTTAATAAAGCTATCTTCTTTGAAGATTCCTCTCATAATCTAGTAACAGCTAAATATTTAGGTATGGAAACTGTTCTTATACATGCAGATGACAAAAAATCTGCAATTAATTTTCACGAAAACCAAGAAATTGATTATTATGTTAAAGATGTAGAATCTTTCTTAGAGGGAAATTATATTGCTACCAGAAATTAA
- a CDS encoding carbohydrate kinase family protein: MSKTIKVLTIGGATLDTIIQYEEMFTMNMQKKDNTQSFMLLEEGAKIEVKEHNSFTGGGATNAAVSFKKQNLDVSFFGKIGKDIAGEKIVQELKDFGIDISNIRYSNKYGTATSYVIPTLSGDRTIFAYRGANKDILKDDLPTQAIIQSDFIYITSLSKSSAARLPEIVKLASQNNTKVAINPGSSQLSIGESFIKDSMFGIDILVLNYQEAQKLMLSLLSIDDQDIINYKDRLEQPNLGEENSDFLNATFRLKDFFKICLSLGPKIIVVTDGANGVYAATKDKFYHSESLNVSNVVNTLGAGDAFSSTFCASIYKGLAIEEAIKNALINASHVIQHSDAKSGLQHIADLDKIKSEIDTELNSKISINFW, from the coding sequence ATGAGCAAAACTATAAAAGTTTTAACTATAGGTGGGGCAACTCTAGACACTATAATACAGTACGAAGAAATGTTTACCATGAACATGCAAAAAAAAGATAATACCCAATCTTTCATGTTGTTAGAAGAAGGTGCTAAAATCGAAGTTAAAGAACATAATTCTTTTACAGGTGGTGGTGCTACAAATGCGGCTGTTTCTTTTAAAAAACAAAACCTTGATGTTAGTTTCTTTGGAAAAATTGGTAAAGATATTGCTGGTGAAAAAATTGTTCAAGAGCTAAAAGATTTTGGTATAGATATCTCAAACATTCGTTACTCCAACAAGTATGGGACTGCGACCTCTTATGTGATACCAACCTTAAGTGGCGATCGGACGATATTTGCCTACAGAGGAGCTAATAAAGATATCTTAAAAGACGATTTACCTACTCAAGCAATAATTCAGAGTGATTTTATATACATAACCTCTTTGAGCAAATCTTCTGCCGCTAGGCTCCCAGAAATAGTAAAACTAGCTTCACAAAATAATACCAAAGTAGCTATCAATCCTGGATCAAGCCAACTCAGTATCGGAGAGAGTTTCATTAAAGACTCTATGTTTGGGATAGATATACTAGTACTAAACTACCAAGAAGCACAAAAACTCATGCTTTCTCTATTATCTATTGATGATCAAGATATTATTAACTATAAAGATAGGTTAGAGCAACCTAACCTTGGTGAAGAAAATAGCGATTTTCTAAACGCAACATTTAGATTAAAAGATTTTTTTAAGATCTGTCTAAGCCTTGGCCCCAAAATAATTGTTGTTACTGATGGAGCCAATGGTGTTTATGCAGCTACTAAAGATAAATTTTACCACAGCGAGTCACTTAATGTCAGTAACGTGGTTAATACCCTAGGAGCTGGCGATGCTTTTAGCTCAACTTTTTGTGCTAGCATATATAAAGGTCTAGCTATAGAAGAAGCTATAAAAAATGCTTTAATAAATGCCAGCCATGTAATTCAACATTCCGATGCTAAATCTGGGTTACAGCATATAGCAGACTTAGACAAAATAAAATCAGAGATAGATACTGAGTTAAACTCTAAGATCTCTATTAATTTCTGGTAG
- a CDS encoding cyanophycinase, with product MPSKPIAKDQRGFIMPIGGGEDKFACPTVLEKFVGLSGGKDAKIAVIPTASKLPDTGDIYVDIFTKMGVKEIYNLKIETRLEATTNKEHQDKLSECTGIFMTGGNQLLLSTTLGGTPIAQLIRRLNAEGVNVAGTSAGAAFISGFMIAGGQAGLMPRCNMVNLAPGLGLTNKLLVDQHFSQRDRLGRLLAALSYNPYMVGVGIDEDTAALLNSSNVIEVIGSGMVTIIDFSHLKHSSLHNARNNAPISLVDIRMHMLLEGQKFDLNTCLVEF from the coding sequence ATGCCTTCTAAGCCGATTGCAAAAGATCAACGTGGATTTATTATGCCAATAGGGGGGGGAGAAGATAAGTTTGCGTGCCCTACAGTTTTAGAAAAATTCGTAGGTTTATCTGGAGGTAAAGATGCTAAAATCGCTGTAATACCTACAGCTTCTAAACTTCCTGATACAGGAGATATCTATGTTGATATTTTTACTAAAATGGGAGTAAAAGAAATCTATAATCTAAAGATAGAAACACGCTTAGAAGCTACCACCAACAAAGAACATCAAGATAAATTATCAGAGTGTACTGGTATATTTATGACTGGTGGGAATCAGTTGCTATTATCAACTACTTTAGGAGGTACTCCAATAGCTCAACTTATTCGTAGATTAAACGCAGAAGGCGTTAATGTAGCTGGTACCTCAGCTGGTGCTGCTTTTATATCTGGATTTATGATAGCAGGAGGTCAAGCTGGTCTTATGCCTAGGTGTAATATGGTAAATTTAGCACCGGGTTTAGGTCTGACAAATAAACTTTTAGTAGATCAACACTTTTCTCAAAGAGATAGATTGGGTAGATTGTTAGCTGCACTTTCTTATAATCCTTATATGGTCGGTGTAGGTATTGATGAAGATACGGCAGCGCTCTTAAATTCTTCTAATGTGATCGAAGTTATAGGTTCTGGCATGGTGACGATCATAGATTTTTCACATCTTAAGCATTCATCATTACATAATGCTCGTAATAATGCGCCTATAAGCCTAGTCGACATTCGTATGCATATGTTATTAGAAGGGCAAAAGTTTGATTTAAATACTTGTCTAGTAGAGTTTTAA
- a CDS encoding isoaspartyl peptidase/L-asparaginase yields MQKIIIHGGCGARENNATTFVEYHNHLLPIVKQAYEYLQQTDDANKAAIFAAKLLEDDEIFNAGTGSRVQQDGQIRMSASIIDSKQQKFAGVINIQNVKNPIEVANRLMQQHHSILAAEQATDFAHNVMQLPKYDPMTPKRYKEYLELKKGYTGTIGVVALDSTGKICAITSTGGAGFEYPGRVGDSPTVAGNFATQEMGISCTGIGEHIINQAIAAKVCTRVKDGMTLKEAVDISIAESNSLGDYVGLIAIDKKGNIYSGSTDVAQTLYAYAEKEELKTFYQ; encoded by the coding sequence ATGCAAAAAATTATCATTCATGGCGGTTGTGGAGCAAGAGAGAATAATGCTACTACATTTGTTGAATACCATAACCATCTTTTGCCAATAGTTAAGCAAGCTTATGAATATTTACAGCAAACTGATGATGCTAATAAAGCAGCAATCTTTGCAGCTAAGCTTTTAGAAGATGATGAGATATTTAATGCAGGCACTGGTTCAAGAGTTCAGCAAGACGGTCAAATTAGGATGTCTGCTTCTATTATAGACAGTAAGCAGCAAAAATTTGCTGGAGTTATTAATATCCAAAATGTTAAAAACCCAATAGAAGTAGCAAACAGATTAATGCAACAGCACCATAGTATTTTAGCCGCAGAACAAGCTACTGATTTTGCTCATAATGTCATGCAATTACCTAAGTATGACCCTATGACACCCAAAAGATATAAAGAATATTTAGAGTTAAAAAAAGGGTATACTGGTACAATAGGTGTGGTAGCTTTAGATTCCACAGGAAAGATCTGTGCTATAACATCCACTGGCGGGGCAGGGTTCGAGTATCCAGGACGAGTAGGAGATAGTCCAACAGTTGCTGGAAATTTTGCGACCCAAGAGATGGGTATTTCTTGTACAGGTATAGGTGAGCATATTATTAATCAGGCTATAGCAGCTAAAGTTTGTACCCGCGTAAAGGACGGTATGACTTTAAAAGAAGCTGTAGATATATCTATAGCTGAAAGTAATAGTTTAGGTGATTACGTGGGATTAATAGCTATTGATAAAAAAGGCAATATTTACTCAGGATCTACTGACGTTGCTCAGACTTTATATGCTTATGCTGAAAAAGAAGAGTTAAAAACGTTTTATCAGTAA
- a CDS encoding Arm DNA-binding domain-containing protein, producing MVYKLILKTLVYHMKLNNAKIKNIKPNGKMQWIPDGNNLYLRVDKSGNKSWWYRFTLNNKRCWHSIGLLLTISLQEVRLQALEVRKLIDNGIDPRQEDKTSKSENITLRELALESGLGYSIFNPISKLLFTL from the coding sequence ATGGTATACAAATTAATTCTAAAAACTCTTGTATACCATATGAAGCTAAACAATGCAAAAATAAAGAATATAAAACCTAATGGAAAAATGCAATGGATACCGGACGGTAATAATCTGTATCTAAGAGTTGATAAGTCAGGAAATAAATCTTGGTGGTATAGATTCACACTTAACAATAAGCGTTGCTGGCATTCCATTGGCTTATTATTAACAATATCCTTGCAGGAAGTTAGACTACAAGCTCTAGAAGTGCGTAAATTAATAGACAATGGAATAGATCCAAGACAAGAAGATAAAACTAGTAAAAGTGAAAATATCACGCTTAGAGAATTAGCATTAGAATCTGGGCTTGGATATTCTATTTTTAATCCAATCAGCAAACTGCTGTTTACTCTCTAA
- a CDS encoding antA/AntB antirepressor family protein, with product MNITISKQQIGSETINSVNARELHSFLESKQQFADWIKNRISKPRF from the coding sequence ATGAATATAACAATATCAAAACAACAAATAGGTAGCGAGACTATCAATAGTGTAAATGCTAGAGAGTTGCATAGCTTTTTAGAGAGTAAACAGCAGTTTGCTGATTGGATTAAAAATAGAATATCCAAGCCCAGATTCTAA
- a CDS encoding helix-turn-helix domain-containing protein, whose product MDGYLKNAIPMMLRIERENKGLSAPAVAKALGIPYQNYWRIERGERKNLTISTLQKIVSIFGRNLDVNFI is encoded by the coding sequence ATGGATGGTTACTTAAAAAACGCTATACCTATGATGTTAAGAATTGAGCGTGAAAATAAAGGCTTATCAGCTCCAGCTGTAGCTAAAGCTTTAGGTATTCCTTATCAGAATTATTGGAGAATAGAAAGGGGTGAAAGAAAGAATCTAACTATTTCAACCTTACAAAAGATAGTATCTATTTTTGGTCGCAACTTAGATGTTAATTTTATTTAA
- a CDS encoding disulfide bond formation protein B has translation MKRIIPNDLIKTLNAIEVMGITTIILMAFFFQFVMGEIPCPLCLLQRLGLLAIGFGFLLNMHYHVRPSHYALSLLASVFTAFVSLRQIALHVSDPVGFGSKILGMHMYSWVFVISMVAIIYIAIVLSYPQQYEIRKPPQEISEAKNKKIKAFTHIAFILFAIIIFANIASTFFQCGLHECPDNPVGYVLV, from the coding sequence ATGAAAAGAATAATTCCAAATGATTTAATCAAAACCTTAAATGCAATTGAAGTCATGGGTATAACTACAATCATCCTCATGGCTTTTTTCTTTCAATTTGTCATGGGTGAAATCCCTTGCCCTTTATGCTTATTGCAAAGACTTGGTTTATTAGCTATAGGTTTTGGTTTTTTATTAAATATGCACTATCACGTTCGTCCAAGTCATTATGCTTTATCATTACTAGCATCAGTATTTACAGCTTTTGTATCACTTAGACAAATTGCTCTGCATGTCAGCGACCCGGTTGGATTTGGTTCAAAAATACTAGGTATGCATATGTACAGCTGGGTTTTTGTAATCTCTATGGTTGCAATTATCTATATTGCTATCGTTTTATCATACCCACAGCAATACGAAATTCGCAAGCCTCCTCAAGAAATATCCGAGGCTAAAAATAAAAAAATTAAAGCCTTCACTCATATAGCTTTTATATTATTTGCAATAATAATTTTTGCTAATATAGCTTCTACATTTTTTCAATGTGGTTTACATGAATGTCCTGATAACCCTGTAGGTTACGTGTTAGTATAA
- a CDS encoding DUF5993 family protein, whose protein sequence is MPAILISFIFLFVSVVIAWFNRRWGVIAFSIFIIIAGFTFLHHMTDHLPIHL, encoded by the coding sequence GTGCCTGCTATCTTAATTAGCTTCATATTTCTATTTGTCTCTGTGGTCATAGCTTGGTTTAATCGTAGATGGGGAGTGATAGCGTTTAGCATTTTCATTATTATTGCTGGATTTACATTTTTACATCATATGACTGATCATTTACCTATACACTTATAA
- a CDS encoding PLP-dependent cysteine synthase family protein yields MLSLIGDTPIIKLNAFNNKHYLFAKCEWLNPTGSIKDRVAKYIVQELISSKQLRSNQAIIEASSGNMGTSLAAIGKLYNHPVYITCPEKTGHTKRAMIEKLGAKLTICKNTSDYKDPEFYVNRAKQIAKEVDGVLINQYDNKLNTLCHYETTGQEIVDFFTKNNLSLDYFITVGGSGGTITGCAKKIKEYFPEAKVIMPDPKGSVYYDIFTYGNPIQENIHSYKVEGPGNPVFCQSMDLSYIDEVIQFSDIQAFSSCDDLAKEQGIYAGHSSGANYLIAKQLLKTLPVDKHYNIIIMILDSGMKYTF; encoded by the coding sequence ATGTTATCTTTAATAGGTGATACTCCTATCATTAAGCTTAATGCATTCAATAACAAACACTATCTTTTTGCCAAATGTGAATGGCTAAACCCTACAGGCAGCATAAAAGACCGCGTAGCTAAATATATAGTGCAAGAGCTAATCAGCAGCAAACAACTTAGATCTAACCAAGCTATCATAGAAGCAAGCTCAGGAAACATGGGAACATCTTTAGCAGCTATAGGTAAATTATACAACCACCCAGTCTATATAACTTGCCCAGAGAAAACTGGCCATACTAAAAGAGCTATGATTGAAAAATTAGGTGCTAAGCTAACGATTTGCAAAAATACTTCTGACTACAAGGATCCTGAATTTTACGTTAATAGAGCTAAACAAATAGCTAAAGAAGTAGACGGTGTATTAATTAACCAATATGATAATAAGCTAAATACACTTTGTCACTACGAAACTACTGGTCAAGAAATTGTAGATTTTTTTACCAAAAATAATTTATCTCTAGATTATTTTATTACTGTTGGAGGCTCAGGTGGTACTATTACAGGATGTGCTAAGAAAATCAAAGAATATTTCCCAGAAGCTAAAGTAATAATGCCTGATCCAAAAGGTTCTGTTTACTATGATATTTTCACTTATGGTAACCCTATACAAGAGAATATACACAGCTACAAAGTAGAAGGGCCCGGCAATCCTGTTTTTTGCCAGTCTATGGATTTATCTTATATTGATGAAGTAATACAATTTAGTGATATTCAAGCTTTTAGCTCTTGTGATGATTTAGCTAAAGAACAAGGAATATATGCAGGGCATAGTAGTGGTGCAAATTATCTCATAGCAAAACAACTTCTAAAAACTCTACCCGTGGATAAACATTATAATATCATTATTATGATACTAGATAGCGGTATGAAATATACTTTCTAG
- a CDS encoding linear amide C-N hydrolase gives MKKLITSLILSSCILIASYSFGCSELNHDFGSKTGMYTARTMDIFIDLQPNLTVYPRGLKQDSGLKNNSLTWTNKYGYVSIDETNLNNLTGEGLNEKGLAVHLLYLGDTKQPKRDLTKPGVNGLFWVRYVLGNFTSVQEVLDDLGKYQIYTPPINITGEETYIPIHYMVEDKTGDSALVEYIDGKITVHRNVKAISNEPSYNQQLKNLEKAKKLNLYNIDQLPGGANSAYRFIRTSFINENLPEAETSEQAVNYLFAAMDSVSVPFTKGYKDESLNNPGLLDKWPTQWKSVISLTENKLYITDTLIGNRVYVDLNKANLKEGTPVKTISIMDKNLVGDVTSRLK, from the coding sequence ATGAAGAAATTAATTACCTCCCTAATCTTAAGCTCTTGCATATTAATTGCCTCTTACAGTTTCGGATGTTCCGAATTAAACCATGATTTTGGAAGCAAAACAGGTATGTATACAGCTAGAACTATGGATATATTCATAGATCTGCAACCAAACCTTACAGTATACCCCAGGGGCTTAAAACAAGATAGCGGGCTTAAAAATAATTCTCTAACTTGGACAAATAAATATGGCTATGTATCCATTGATGAGACCAATCTTAATAATCTAACTGGTGAAGGACTAAATGAAAAAGGACTTGCGGTTCACCTTTTGTATTTAGGTGATACTAAACAACCCAAAAGAGACTTAACTAAACCAGGAGTAAATGGATTGTTCTGGGTAAGATATGTCCTTGGAAATTTTACAAGTGTACAAGAAGTATTAGACGATTTAGGTAAATACCAAATATATACCCCTCCTATAAACATAACTGGTGAAGAGACATATATACCTATCCATTACATGGTCGAGGATAAAACTGGCGATAGTGCTCTTGTAGAGTATATAGATGGAAAGATTACTGTACACAGAAATGTTAAGGCTATTAGCAATGAGCCTAGCTACAATCAACAACTTAAAAATTTAGAAAAAGCTAAAAAACTTAATCTTTATAATATAGACCAACTTCCTGGAGGAGCTAATTCAGCATATAGATTTATACGAACATCCTTTATAAATGAAAATTTACCAGAAGCAGAAACCTCAGAACAAGCAGTGAACTACCTATTTGCTGCTATGGACTCCGTATCTGTCCCTTTTACTAAAGGTTATAAAGATGAAAGTTTAAATAACCCAGGTCTTTTAGATAAATGGCCAACTCAATGGAAAAGTGTAATCTCTCTAACTGAAAATAAACTATATATAACCGATACTTTAATAGGTAACAGAGTATATGTAGATCTAAATAAAGCTAACTTAAAAGAGGGAACGCCTGTAAAAACTATTTCTATAATGGACAAAAATTTAGTAGGAGATGTAACAAGTAGGCTAAAATGA
- the mnmE gene encoding tRNA uridine-5-carboxymethylaminomethyl(34) synthesis GTPase MnmE, with protein sequence MSTKDTIVAIATPQGTGGIGIIRISGTNSLNICQKITRKQLIPRYATFCNLYHQDEIIDNGIVIFFNSPFSYTGEDVVEIQAHGNPFILNLIIKAAIYHGARIAKAGEFTERAFLNNKLDLAQAEAVADIINASSELAAKSAAKSLQGEFSREINNLLEKLIYLRMYVEASIDFPEEEINFLEDLKIHNNLEQIYKAILAVKSSCKQGVILSEGITIILVGKPNAGKSSLLNALAGKEAAIVTSIAGTTRDIVKEHIQINGVPMHIIDTAGLRSSDDIIESEGIKRAIKKIQEADQILFVTDDHINNKVKLSDIKEIIPEFYNQIPQDMDITYVHNKVDLLNKIPENTENHIYISAEKNIGINELKECILKKVGFISQNESIYTARERHVTAIDKAFEHINLAKEQLFLGNGELLAEELLIVQKYLNSITGEFSSDDLLGEIFSSFCIGK encoded by the coding sequence ATGTCAACAAAAGATACCATTGTTGCAATAGCAACTCCACAAGGCACAGGTGGAATAGGAATTATAAGAATCTCTGGAACAAACTCCTTAAACATCTGTCAAAAAATTACTCGTAAACAATTAATTCCCCGTTATGCTACTTTCTGTAATCTTTACCATCAAGATGAAATAATCGACAATGGTATTGTAATTTTTTTTAACTCTCCTTTCTCGTACACAGGAGAAGATGTCGTTGAAATCCAAGCCCATGGAAACCCTTTTATCCTTAATTTAATTATCAAAGCGGCTATTTATCATGGAGCAAGAATAGCAAAGGCTGGTGAATTTACAGAAAGAGCTTTTCTAAATAACAAACTTGATTTAGCCCAAGCTGAAGCAGTAGCCGACATAATTAATGCCTCATCAGAACTTGCTGCCAAATCTGCTGCCAAATCTCTGCAAGGAGAGTTTTCTAGAGAAATAAACAATCTTCTGGAGAAATTAATTTATCTAAGAATGTACGTCGAAGCCTCCATAGATTTTCCTGAAGAAGAAATAAATTTCTTAGAAGATCTAAAAATACATAATAACTTAGAACAAATTTATAAAGCGATTCTGGCTGTTAAAAGCAGTTGTAAACAAGGTGTTATACTTTCTGAAGGTATAACTATAATTTTAGTCGGTAAACCAAATGCTGGTAAATCTAGTCTCTTGAATGCTCTTGCTGGTAAAGAGGCTGCTATTGTAACCTCCATAGCTGGCACTACTAGAGACATTGTAAAAGAGCATATACAAATAAATGGTGTACCAATGCATATCATTGATACAGCAGGCCTTAGAAGTAGTGATGATATTATAGAAAGTGAAGGAATTAAAAGAGCTATAAAAAAAATTCAAGAAGCTGACCAAATACTTTTTGTTACAGATGATCATATAAATAATAAAGTTAAACTTAGTGATATAAAGGAAATAATTCCTGAATTTTATAACCAAATTCCTCAAGATATGGATATAACTTACGTCCACAATAAGGTAGATCTGCTAAATAAGATCCCTGAGAACACCGAAAATCATATATACATATCTGCTGAAAAAAATATTGGTATTAATGAACTAAAAGAGTGTATTCTTAAGAAAGTCGGGTTTATAAGTCAAAATGAGAGTATTTATACAGCTAGAGAAAGACATGTAACTGCGATTGATAAAGCTTTTGAACATATCAATTTAGCAAAAGAGCAATTATTTTTGGGTAATGGAGAGCTTCTTGCCGAAGAGTTACTCATTGTCCAAAAGTATTTAAATTCTATAACTGGTGAATTCAGTTCTGATGATTTGTTAGGTGAGATTTTCTCAAGTTTTTGTATAGGTAAATAA
- the hpf gene encoding ribosome hibernation-promoting factor, HPF/YfiA family, with product MDIQITGRHVEVTDSIKKYVGEKIGKVGHYFDNITSTKVILAVEKENQVAEAIVTVPGSEFVAKAENKDLYTAIDMLEAKLARQLKKHKDKLKCNHGE from the coding sequence ATGGATATTCAAATTACAGGTAGGCATGTGGAAGTTACTGATTCAATTAAAAAATATGTTGGTGAAAAAATTGGTAAAGTTGGACACTATTTTGACAATATCACATCAACAAAAGTGATTTTAGCTGTTGAAAAAGAAAATCAAGTAGCTGAAGCTATCGTTACAGTCCCTGGTAGTGAGTTTGTAGCAAAAGCTGAAAATAAAGATTTATACACAGCTATAGACATGTTAGAAGCTAAATTAGCTCGTCAACTTAAAAAGCATAAAGATAAACTTAAATGCAACCACGGAGAGTAA
- a CDS encoding PTS sugar transporter subunit IIA: MNLNALIDRKNIVLNLNIESKKRLIEFFANRLADAHPEVDEDKVISGIYQRERIGNTYIGKNIYIPHCRVEGLSTTKIVIATLKNSYYDDTISEEIKIAVSVFFPYKISKIHMELLKQLALYLKSPQTQKYFEEADSADTLYKLIVKNDGDPIC, encoded by the coding sequence ATGAATTTAAATGCTCTTATAGATAGAAAAAATATTGTTTTGAATCTCAATATTGAATCTAAAAAAAGATTAATTGAGTTTTTCGCTAATAGGCTTGCTGATGCTCATCCTGAGGTTGATGAAGATAAGGTAATTAGTGGTATTTATCAACGGGAACGGATAGGTAATACTTATATAGGTAAAAATATTTATATTCCCCATTGTAGAGTTGAAGGGTTGAGCACTACTAAAATAGTTATTGCTACCTTAAAAAATAGCTATTATGATGATACGATTAGTGAAGAAATTAAGATAGCTGTTAGTGTGTTTTTTCCTTATAAAATTTCAAAGATTCATATGGAACTTCTTAAGCAACTAGCACTTTATCTAAAGTCACCTCAAACACAAAAATACTTTGAAGAAGCTGATAGTGCTGATACGTTATATAAATTAATCGTTAAAAATGATGGTGATCCAATTTGCTAA
- a CDS encoding RNA methyltransferase translates to MLNNIRIILVEPSHSGNIGSTARAMLNMGLTNLWLVNPKKEIDEEAKALACHAVEVINNAKTVKTLVEALDRIDYVVGTSARVRRVSLPIEPISKVASNILNKIKTSNHKIAILFGRERTGLLNEELLMSNVQAYIPSNEGYTSLNLAQAVQIVAYEIYKQATDILDLKDVPEYTHLHKKASAKELQGLYKHIEETMINTGFLDKNKPGHVIDKVKRLFQRNELESQEVNILRGFLSSIKTGDT, encoded by the coding sequence TTGCTAAATAATATTCGAATAATTTTAGTTGAACCGTCGCATAGTGGTAACATTGGCTCTACTGCAAGAGCTATGTTGAATATGGGGTTAACAAACTTGTGGTTAGTTAACCCTAAGAAAGAAATTGATGAGGAAGCAAAAGCATTGGCATGTCACGCTGTAGAGGTTATAAATAATGCTAAAACAGTAAAAACTTTGGTAGAAGCTTTAGACAGGATAGACTATGTTGTTGGTACTAGTGCTAGAGTTAGACGAGTGTCTTTGCCAATAGAGCCTATATCAAAAGTGGCTAGTAACATTTTGAATAAGATAAAAACTTCTAATCACAAAATAGCTATACTCTTTGGTAGAGAAAGAACAGGTTTATTAAATGAAGAATTGCTTATGAGTAATGTCCAGGCATATATACCTTCTAATGAAGGATATACATCATTAAATCTGGCTCAAGCAGTTCAAATTGTAGCTTATGAGATATATAAGCAAGCTACTGATATTTTAGATTTAAAAGACGTACCAGAATATACTCATTTGCATAAAAAAGCATCTGCAAAAGAGTTGCAGGGACTTTATAAGCACATTGAAGAAACAATGATTAACACGGGATTTTTAGATAAAAATAAACCTGGGCATGTTATAGATAAGGTTAAAAGACTTTTTCAAAGAAATGAATTAGAAAGTCAAGAAGTAAATATTTTGCGTGGCTTTTTAAGCTCTATAAAAACTGGTGATACATAA
- the rnhB gene encoding ribonuclease HII, producing MIILGIDEAGRGPLSGPVIVAGVILDLDRPIVGLTDSKKISSKKREMLALEIITKAKAYSIIEISVKEIDQLNILQATLYGMKKVADDLKNKFEKILVDGNKLPNWQYNSEAVVKGDSKIPEISAASILAKVHRDSVCFEHEKMYPEYGFAKHKGYPTKEHLESIQKFGVLEIHRKSYKPIANILEIKD from the coding sequence ATGATTATACTAGGTATTGATGAAGCTGGCCGTGGTCCACTATCTGGACCTGTTATTGTAGCTGGGGTTATCCTTGATCTAGATAGACCCATAGTGGGTTTAACAGATTCTAAAAAAATAAGTAGCAAAAAAAGAGAAATGCTTGCCTTAGAGATAATTACCAAAGCCAAAGCTTATTCAATTATAGAGATCTCTGTTAAAGAGATAGATCAGCTGAATATACTTCAAGCAACTTTGTACGGGATGAAAAAAGTGGCAGATGATTTGAAAAACAAATTTGAGAAGATATTGGTTGATGGTAATAAGCTACCAAATTGGCAGTATAATTCTGAAGCTGTTGTAAAAGGGGATTCTAAAATTCCAGAGATTTCTGCTGCCTCAATATTAGCTAAAGTACATAGAGATAGCGTATGTTTTGAGCATGAAAAGATGTATCCAGAATACGGTTTTGCTAAACACAAAGGGTACCCGACTAAAGAACATTTAGAAAGTATTCAGAAGTTTGGAGTATTGGAAATTCATAGAAAAAGCTATAAACCTATAGCAAATATTTTAGAAATAAAAGATTAA